The genomic region AATATAAATGAGAATTTAGTTGCATCTGTTATTTTGATTGTGTCATTATCTCCATTTTTAGGAATAGTATTTAGTATAGGTGGATTAATTTTAGAAAAAGAAAATGAATTTGTAAGAGATTATGCTAAACAAGGATTGATATTTTCATTCATTTCTTTTATATTAATTC from Streptobacillus ratti harbors:
- a CDS encoding DUF4870 domain-containing protein, which gives rise to MKKSIGNINENLVASVILIVSLSPFLGIVFSIGGLILEKENEFVRDYAKQGLIFSFISFILILFKDLKLSDLILTLSFLILLALVVITTIHAYRGEEFKFDFMRKIFEYIKL